A DNA window from Gemmobacter fulvus contains the following coding sequences:
- a CDS encoding TRAP transporter large permease — translation MIGTLVPVFFTLLLFGLPIFAALALAVTGFLYFLTSIDPLVVPMRMFSGMNNFSLMSIPFFILAAELMRIGGLSDRLINLARALIGWLPGGLAAATVVACLMFGSISGSSPATVIAIGTIMYPAMTKAGYDRFFAIGLITTAGTLGPIVPPSIALIIYGSVTGTSVGKLFAAGLIPAILIGGMLITYASWYSARKGYPRDAFPTMVSILAAFRQAAWGLGLPLVLLGGIYTGVFTPTESAAAACLYGWFIGAVVYRSISMRDTLMILRNSGLLAGPLLLITAGASAFSWLLANNGAPSELAAALLSGTDNPVIIVALFNVILLVAGCFLDSASAIIILAPLMQPIAEQVGVDPIHFGIIMLVNLSVGMLTPPVGLNLFVAMGIAKMSLFQIFRAALPTILLMVIALILISYIPVISTFLPSRLF, via the coding sequence ATGATTGGCACACTTGTCCCGGTTTTCTTCACCCTGCTGCTGTTCGGCCTGCCGATCTTTGCGGCACTGGCGCTGGCGGTCACCGGCTTTCTGTATTTCCTGACATCCATCGACCCGCTGGTCGTGCCGATGCGGATGTTTTCGGGGATGAACAACTTCTCCTTGATGTCGATCCCGTTCTTCATCCTCGCGGCAGAGCTGATGCGGATCGGCGGGCTGTCGGACCGGCTGATCAATCTGGCGCGGGCGCTGATCGGCTGGCTGCCGGGCGGGCTGGCGGCGGCGACGGTCGTGGCCTGCCTGATGTTCGGCTCGATCTCGGGGTCGAGCCCGGCGACAGTGATCGCCATCGGCACGATCATGTATCCGGCGATGACCAAGGCCGGATATGACCGCTTTTTCGCCATCGGCCTGATCACCACGGCGGGCACGCTTGGCCCGATCGTGCCGCCGTCGATCGCGCTGATCATCTATGGCTCTGTCACCGGCACTTCGGTGGGCAAGCTGTTTGCGGCCGGCCTGATCCCCGCCATTCTGATCGGCGGCATGCTGATCACCTATGCAAGCTGGTATTCGGCCCGCAAAGGCTATCCGCGCGATGCCTTTCCGACGATGGTCAGCATCCTTGCTGCGTTTCGTCAGGCCGCCTGGGGGCTGGGTCTGCCGCTGGTGTTGCTGGGCGGGATCTATACCGGGGTGTTCACGCCGACCGAATCCGCCGCCGCCGCCTGCCTTTACGGCTGGTTCATCGGGGCGGTGGTCTATCGGTCGATCTCGATGCGCGACACGCTGATGATTCTGCGCAACTCCGGGCTGCTGGCCGGACCACTGTTGCTGATCACGGCGGGGGCCTCGGCGTTTTCCTGGTTGCTGGCCAATAATGGCGCGCCGTCCGAGCTGGCCGCGGCGCTGCTGTCGGGCACCGACAATCCCGTGATCATCGTGGCGCTGTTCAACGTGATCCTGCTGGTGGCGGGCTGTTTCCTCGACAGTGCTTCGGCGATCATCATTCTGGCACCGCTGATGCAGCCGATTGCTGAGCAGGTGGGCGTCGATCCGATCCACTTCGGCATCATCATGCTGGTCAACCTGTCGGTGGGCATGCTGACGCCGCCCGTTGGTCTGAACCTGTTCGTGGCGATGGGAATTGCGAAAATGTCGCTGTTTCAGATCTTCCGCGCCGCCTTGCCGACCATCCTGTTGATGGTGATCGCGCTGATCCTGATCTCTTATATCCCGGTGATCAGCACCTTCCTGCCGTCGCGCCTGTTCTGA